A part of Melittangium boletus DSM 14713 genomic DNA contains:
- a CDS encoding AHH domain-containing protein: MALTLLVGCGTSTRAVRLETGRGEPVVLESPKAVEPVELDGEAFREAVQKLGRAVPVSTPPREAALQLFADSLRPHAYSRMRVSLGVVAVQQPRRGRLLVPEQKEEGRELASAYGRWCGRKGTPGDCLRLLEEGPTLDEEARRTLAFQFALDSVWEETAEALVELSDKEAIVAMLATTGAVYFGLWLLPEPVSKGVAAVLTVGLIAYLGWDTVWSLIQGYRVMAARVKGASTFEEVREAGERYGEVMGKNAARVFIMLATAALGSTAQTMAAKLPTLPGSAQASLVGAGQGGLRLAAVGQVEAVAVSAGGVVTIALDPEAVTARGTSAAASEPVTADVHEHHIASNKWWDSTKNGGPWSPKFQTFFDQAGMSLDDAANKVRVRGHKGPHPKEYHEEVYERLRDAMEDCSSMRQCREALTEALGMLAEEISTSGSKLNKLVTRS, encoded by the coding sequence GTGGCGCTGACGCTGCTGGTCGGGTGCGGAACGTCCACGAGGGCGGTGCGCCTGGAGACGGGCCGGGGCGAGCCCGTCGTCCTCGAGTCGCCCAAGGCTGTCGAGCCGGTGGAGTTGGACGGCGAGGCATTCAGGGAGGCTGTCCAGAAGCTGGGGCGAGCTGTTCCTGTCTCCACCCCTCCTCGGGAGGCCGCCCTCCAGTTGTTCGCGGACTCCCTACGGCCCCACGCCTACTCGCGGATGCGCGTGAGTCTGGGCGTGGTTGCCGTGCAGCAGCCGCGGCGAGGCCGCCTGCTGGTGCCCGAGCAGAAGGAGGAGGGCAGGGAGCTGGCGAGCGCCTATGGGCGCTGGTGCGGGCGCAAGGGCACACCGGGCGACTGCCTGCGCCTGCTGGAGGAGGGGCCGACACTGGACGAAGAGGCCAGGCGAACCCTGGCCTTCCAGTTCGCCCTGGACTCGGTGTGGGAGGAGACGGCCGAGGCCTTGGTGGAATTGAGCGACAAGGAAGCGATTGTCGCGATGCTGGCCACCACGGGAGCGGTCTACTTCGGCCTCTGGTTGCTGCCCGAGCCGGTGAGCAAGGGCGTGGCGGCTGTCCTGACGGTTGGGCTCATCGCGTACTTGGGTTGGGACACGGTGTGGAGCCTCATCCAGGGCTACCGGGTGATGGCCGCGAGGGTGAAGGGGGCGAGCACGTTCGAGGAGGTACGAGAAGCGGGCGAGCGGTACGGGGAGGTGATGGGGAAGAACGCCGCGAGGGTCTTCATCATGCTGGCCACGGCGGCGCTGGGCAGTACGGCGCAGACGATGGCGGCGAAGCTACCGACGCTGCCCGGTTCCGCACAGGCCTCGTTGGTGGGAGCGGGACAGGGAGGTTTGCGGCTCGCGGCGGTGGGGCAGGTGGAGGCGGTGGCGGTATCGGCGGGGGGCGTGGTGACCATCGCGCTGGACCCGGAGGCGGTGACGGCGCGGGGCACGAGCGCCGCGGCGTCGGAGCCGGTGACGGCCGACGTTCACGAGCACCACATCGCCTCCAACAAGTGGTGGGATTCGACCAAGAACGGTGGGCCCTGGTCGCCCAAGTTTCAGACGTTTTTCGACCAGGCTGGGATGTCACTCGACGACGCGGCGAACAAGGTCCGCGTCAGGGGCCACAAGGGGCCGCATCCGAAGGAGTACCACGAGGAAGTTTACGAGCGGCTGCGCGATGCCATGGAGGATTGCAGCAGCATGCGGCAATGCAGGGAGGCACTGACGGAAGCACTCGGAATGCTCGCCGAGGAAATCTCGACGTCGGGCTCCAAGCTCAACAAGCTGGTCACCCGCAGCTAG
- a CDS encoding imm11 family protein: protein MSVSMEGTPLDFTLAELDIPVIQSNIAAILTEMAPGDVQLIPVEIESQQGSFSILVATRLIRCIDDNASEEVRYWKPEDGRPEKVGKYRAMSGMRIDPTKVGDAKVFRTWGWTVALIVSEDIKDALERAGITGARFTEVTGPSPISPKERERNRRLIELRKQTDAARGPFWRTLGRLDEEAIIPIVVGGAWPARRQVWRIIHRAEGRTLLVTDGLSDFFVDRVEPSVGFGLELALETDEPLKDVEKSWPLLLLERVADEVAEHERVRERLRTGFLSMEVSGKDMPEPLVTREGRVGVLLGMESSELPRGFAMPAGEVRLVTVKVLLPTELGYLLAHGKNGRDELLRRFDEEGQGHLSRVLRAPVA from the coding sequence ATGTCCGTGAGCATGGAGGGAACACCTCTCGACTTCACGCTGGCGGAACTGGATATCCCTGTCATCCAGTCCAACATCGCCGCGATTCTGACGGAGATGGCTCCTGGGGACGTGCAACTCATCCCCGTGGAGATCGAATCGCAGCAGGGGTCATTCAGCATTCTCGTGGCAACTCGACTCATCCGGTGCATTGACGACAACGCTTCGGAAGAGGTGCGCTACTGGAAGCCGGAGGATGGGCGTCCGGAGAAGGTCGGTAAGTACCGCGCTATGTCCGGCATGCGCATAGATCCAACCAAGGTCGGCGATGCCAAGGTGTTCCGGACTTGGGGCTGGACAGTGGCGCTCATCGTGTCCGAGGACATCAAGGATGCACTGGAGCGCGCGGGCATCACGGGGGCGAGGTTCACGGAGGTCACAGGTCCGAGTCCCATCAGTCCGAAGGAGCGCGAACGGAACCGAAGGCTCATCGAGCTGCGAAAGCAGACAGACGCGGCCCGTGGGCCCTTCTGGCGCACCCTAGGGCGGTTGGATGAGGAAGCCATCATCCCCATTGTCGTCGGCGGTGCGTGGCCAGCCCGGAGGCAGGTCTGGCGCATCATCCACCGAGCCGAGGGGCGCACCCTGCTGGTGACGGACGGGCTCTCGGACTTCTTCGTGGACCGCGTGGAGCCGTCCGTGGGCTTCGGCCTGGAACTCGCCTTGGAGACGGACGAGCCTTTAAAGGACGTGGAGAAGAGCTGGCCCTTGCTGCTCCTGGAGAGAGTGGCGGACGAGGTGGCGGAGCATGAGCGGGTGCGCGAGCGACTGAGGACGGGCTTCCTGTCGATGGAGGTGTCCGGGAAGGACATGCCGGAGCCACTGGTCACCCGAGAGGGCAGGGTGGGCGTACTGCTGGGCATGGAGTCGAGCGAGCTCCCCCGAGGCTTCGCCATGCCCGCCGGGGAGGTACGGCTCGTCACCGTCAAGGTGCTGTTGCCGACGGAACTCGGCTACCTCTTGGCACATGGGAAGAATGGCCGAGACGAGCTGCTGCGGCGCTTTGACGAGGAGGGCCAAGGACACCTGTCCCGTGTCCTGCGGGCGCCGGTGGCGTAA
- a CDS encoding imm11 family protein has translation MRAAPALVEGRLRVPVDQPGEPLDFSLADMGAVPVVSEKVATLLVQMAPNDVQLFPVDVDTPGPYFVVNVIRLVKCIDDQASEEVRYWMPEHGRPDRVGTYSSVSGMRIDPKTVGDAKVFRTWGWHIALIIAEDIKDALERAGITGARFTEVTGPSPISPKERERNRRLIELRKQTDAARGPFWRTLGRLDEEAIIPIVVGGAWPARRQVWRIIHRAEGRTLLVTDGLSDFFVDRVEPSVGFGLELALETDEPLKDVEKSWPLLLLERVADEVAEHERVRERLRTGFLSMEVSGKDMPEPLVTREGRVGVLLGMESSELPRGFAMPAGEVRLVTVKVLLPTELAYLLAHGRTGRDELLRRFDQEGQGHLSRIWRSPVA, from the coding sequence ATGCGGGCAGCGCCTGCTCTCGTGGAAGGCCGACTGCGGGTTCCTGTCGACCAACCCGGCGAACCGCTCGATTTTTCCCTCGCGGACATGGGGGCTGTTCCCGTCGTCTCCGAAAAGGTGGCCACCCTCCTGGTCCAAATGGCTCCGAATGACGTGCAACTCTTCCCTGTGGATGTGGACACGCCAGGGCCGTACTTCGTCGTCAACGTCATCCGTCTCGTGAAGTGCATTGATGACCAGGCTTCCGAGGAGGTGCGGTATTGGATGCCCGAGCACGGACGACCGGACAGAGTCGGCACCTATTCGTCCGTCTCCGGGATGCGTATCGACCCGAAGACGGTGGGTGACGCCAAGGTCTTTCGCACGTGGGGTTGGCACATCGCCCTCATCATCGCCGAGGACATCAAGGATGCACTGGAGCGCGCGGGCATCACGGGGGCGAGGTTCACGGAGGTCACAGGTCCGAGTCCCATCAGTCCGAAGGAGCGCGAACGGAACCGAAGGCTCATCGAGCTGCGAAAGCAGACAGACGCGGCCCGTGGGCCCTTCTGGCGCACCCTAGGGCGGTTGGATGAGGAAGCCATCATCCCCATTGTCGTCGGCGGTGCGTGGCCAGCCCGGAGGCAGGTCTGGCGCATCATCCACCGAGCCGAGGGGCGCACCCTGCTGGTGACGGATGGGCTCTCGGACTTCTTCGTGGACCGCGTGGAGCCGTCCGTGGGCTTCGGCCTGGAACTCGCCTTGGAGACGGACGAGCCTTTAAAGGACGTGGAGAAGAGCTGGCCCTTGCTGCTCCTGGAGAGAGTGGCGGACGAGGTGGCGGAGCATGAGCGGGTGCGCGAGCGACTGAGGACGGGCTTCCTGTCGATGGAGGTGTCCGGGAAGGACATGCCGGAGCCACTGGTCACCCGAGAGGGCAGGGTGGGCGTACTGCTGGGCATGGAGTCGAGCGAGCTCCCCCGAGGCTTCGCCATGCCCGCCGGGGAGGTACGGCTCGTCACCGTCAAGGTGTTGCTTCCGACGGAGCTCGCCTATCTCTTGGCGCACGGGAGGACGGGTCGGGACGAGCTGCTGCGACGTTTTGACCAGGAAGGCCAAGGACACCTGTCCCGCATCTGGCGGAGCCCAGTGGCGTAA